The Thermotoga caldifontis AZM44c09 genomic interval TTTTCTGTGGGCAGGCGTTGATGCACAATCCGCACCCTTTGCACCTCTCTGCGTCTATTTCGATGTAGGCTTTCTTCAAACCAATTCCTCCTTTCCGATCAGGTATCTCTTTATCCTGAACGTCTCGAACTCTCCTTCGTAATCCAGCGGCTCGGCAACGACGTTGAAGGCAACCGGTATCGATGTCGCTCTGGAAACTTCTTTCACGATCTCTTCACCTTCTCTGATCACATCCACCGTGGTCTGATTTCCAAGGTTCGTGTTGTTTATCAGGTAGTCGACCTCGATCGAAGCGGCGCGCTGGATCCTCTCGATGTGGTGGCAGATCTTTTCCACCGTATCGCAGAAGGGTCTTCGAGCGTTTATGACGAAATAAACATCGGCGTCCGAAAGGTATTCTTTCAGCGAACCGATGACGATGCTGCCTTTTTCATCGCCCCCAACATCGAGCACCACCAGATAGCTCGGATTCTGCAGATAACCAACCACAGCCGCATCGATCAGAGGAAGATCGGCCCTCATGATGTGGTCTGGTGGTGCTATGACCCGTATGTTCTTTTCCTCAAGCATATTTCTGTATTCGCGCACCCTGAAATAGCTCGCAGTGACATCGACGTCCGCTATGGCAACGAGTTTGCCATCGAACTTGCTCTTTATGGCAAAATTCATCGCGATCTCGGTTTTGCCCGAACCGTAAAGACCTAAGAAGACCTTGTTTTTTGCCATTTTTCCGCCTCTTCTCTGTAGTTCTTACTCTTCTCTTCGCCCCTCAGAACTCTCAAAGCACCCAGGGCAAGGGCCCTCTCTTCGTTCCCACCAGGATATACCAGAACGGGTGCAATGAAAGAAACGTAATCTTTGAGCCAGCTGACCATGTACCTTTGATCGTACGCGATGCCCCCAGTCAGGACTATCGCATCGACCTCTCCTCTGAGTGCGGCCGCCATCTTGCCTATCCATTTGGCGATCTGATACGCCATGGCCCTGTAGACCAGTTCGGCCTCGCGATCGCCCTTATTGATGCGCTCCTGGACCTCCAGAGCGCTGTTCGTTCCAAGGTACGCCACGAGGCCTCCGTTGCCCTTTATGCGTTTCAGGATCCATTCTTTCGTATACTTGCCACTGTAGCACAGATCGATCAGCTGAGTCAGAGGCAACGTGCCACTGCGCTCCGGTGTGAAGGGCCCGTCACCATCGAGCGCGTTGTTCACATCGACAACCCTTCCTTTCATGTGTGCACCGATGGATATGCCACCACCCATGTGTACGACGATCAAATTGACTTCCTCGTATTTCTTTCCGAGTTCCGCTGCCGCAAGGCGCGCCACGGCTTTCTGATTCAGCGCATGGAAGATCGACTTCCTCTCAAGCTCCGGATGCCCCGACAATCTCGCAACGTCCCACATTTCATCTACCACCACAGGATCAACGATGTAAGCTTTCACACCGGCCAGCTTCGCAATTTCATAGGCCAGCACGGCACCGAGATTGGATGCATGTTCACCGTATTTTGCCTGTCTGAGCTCTTCCAGCATCGTTTCGTCCACTTCGTAGGTTCCGGAAGGAATAGGTCTGATCAGACCTCCGCGCCCCACAACGGCTGAAAAATCACCCGGTCTGTAACCGGAATCTTCGAGGAACCTCAAAAGCGTTTGCTTCCGGAACTCGTACTGGTCGAACAGGCGCACGTACTTGGAAAGTTCACTCAAATCATGATAGATCGTCTGAGAGAT includes:
- the buk gene encoding butyrate kinase → MFRILVINPGSTSTKLAIFEDEDCKISQTIYHDLSELSKYVRLFDQYEFRKQTLLRFLEDSGYRPGDFSAVVGRGGLIRPIPSGTYEVDETMLEELRQAKYGEHASNLGAVLAYEIAKLAGVKAYIVDPVVVDEMWDVARLSGHPELERKSIFHALNQKAVARLAAAELGKKYEEVNLIVVHMGGGISIGAHMKGRVVDVNNALDGDGPFTPERSGTLPLTQLIDLCYSGKYTKEWILKRIKGNGGLVAYLGTNSALEVQERINKGDREAELVYRAMAYQIAKWIGKMAAALRGEVDAIVLTGGIAYDQRYMVSWLKDYVSFIAPVLVYPGGNEERALALGALRVLRGEEKSKNYREEAEKWQKTRSS